One genomic region from Papaver somniferum cultivar HN1 unplaced genomic scaffold, ASM357369v1 unplaced-scaffold_24, whole genome shotgun sequence encodes:
- the LOC113340804 gene encoding uncharacterized protein LOC113340804 — protein sequence MRIWQAGAAGLLLLQLFISNAFATAAYLQNPDFETPPTNIPKNSTSPFIPLNSTINTLSGWSYQGTVQYVISSSREGNAIYLGQNGMINQTFNAIEEHNQTYDYLLTFSLKPAQPNCTNPTSVTISLLNRSVVVSFDKKFGNSSSWQTHACYLGVHGVKELINLTIENHSTDQSTNTTKCGVILDSFIFKLIPNPISYDTNFWLDTKTGDQSAK from the exons ATGAGGATATGGCAAGCAGGAGCTGCAGGACTACttcttcttcaactcttcatatCAAATGCATTTGCAACAG CTGCATATCTTCAAAACCCAGACTTTGAAACACCACCAACAAACATACCAAAAAACTCAACTAGCCCATTTATACCGTTGAATTCAACAATCAATACCCTATCAGGATGGTCATATCAAGGCACTGTTCAGTATGTGATTTCTTCAAGTCGGGAAGGGAATGCAATATATTTAGGCCAAAATGGAATGATTAACCAAACATTTAATGCGATCGAAGAACATAATCAAACTTATGATTATTTACTTACGTTTAGTCTTAAACCAGCTCAACCAAATTGTACTAATCCTACTAGTGTTACCATCTCTCTTCTGAATAGATCAGTTGTTGTCTCATTTGACAAGAAATTTGGGAATTCAAGTAGTTGGCAGACTCATGCCTGTTATTTGGGTGTTCATGGGGTTAAAGAGTTGATTAATCTCACTATTGAAAATCATTCAACTGATCAAAGTACTAACACCACTAAATGTGGTGTGATTTTGGATTCCTTCATTTTCAAGCTTATTCCGAATCCTATAAGCTATG ACACTAACTTCTGGTTGGATACGAAAACGGGCGATCAGTCAGCAAAGTAA
- the LOC113340812 gene encoding uncharacterized protein LOC113340812 — MGIWQAEAAGLLLLQLLIASAFADLQNLDFETPPTNIRKNLTNQFIPLNSTINTLPGWSYQGTVQYVTSPSQGGNAIYLGQDGKINQTFKAVKEFDQNYDYLLTFNFKPAQPNCTSPTSVTIYVPNRSVVVSFDKKFGNSSSWQTHACYLGVHGNKELINLTIENQSTNTTKCGVVLDSFIFELIPNPISYDTDFWFGYENGKEITKLKKKLVLNGGFEVGPAFSNNSYGGVLMSAESNPAKSTLNQWAILGTVKYITTNKNYEVPEGVAAIELVSGKSSGVQTTVTLKKGSEYNLEVFVSENNDACIGKFEGGVQAGSIVHDFVMGRNRRGNGRSFSWIIKAESSVTHISIRSSRTTKTKDQVFCGPVIDNVTIELVSYGLKLQISILFVGIGFLVTLAQITG; from the exons ATGGGGATATGGCAAGCAGAAGCTGCAGGACTACTACTCCTTCAGCTCTTAATAGCAAGTGCATTTGCAg ATCTTCAAAACCTTGACTTTGAAACACCACCAACAAACATACGAAAAAACTTAACAAACCAATTTATACCACTGAATTCAACAATCAATACCCTGCCAGGATGGTCATATCAAGGCACTGTACAGTATGTAACTTCTCCAAGTCAGGGAGGGAATGCAATTTATTTAGGACAAGATGGAAAGATTAATCAAACATTTAAAGCAGTCAAAGAATTTGATCAGAATTATGATTATTTACTTACATTTAATTTTAAACCAGCTCAACCAAATTGTACTAGTCCTACTAGTGTTACCATTTATGTACCAAATAGATCAGTTGTTGTCTCATTCGACAAGAAATTTGGGAATTCAAGTAGTTGGCAGACTCATGCCTGTTATTTGGGTGTTCATGGGAATAAAGAGTTGATTAATCTGACTATTGAAAATCAAAGTACCAACACCACTAAATGTGGTGTGGTTTTGGATTCATTCATTTTCGAGCTAATTCCGAATCCTATAAGTTATG ACACTGACTTCTGGTTCGGATATGAAAATGGGAAAGAAATCACCAAGCTAAAGAAAAAACTGGTGCTAAATGGCGGGTTTGAAGTCGGGCCAGCGTTTTCCAACAATTCCTATGGTGGCGTTCTTATGAGCGCAGAATCAAATCCGGCTAAATCGACATTAAACCAATGGGCAATATTGGGAACTGTGAAATACATAACTACAAACAAAAACTATGAAGTTCCAGAAGGAGTTGCTGCAATAGAGCTTGTTTCAGGGAAATCAAGTGGAGTACAAACAACAGTTACACTAAAAAAAGGTTCCGAGTATAATTTGGAAGTTTTCGTTTCTGAAAATAATGATGCATGCATTGGTAAATTCGAAGGGGGTGTTCAAGCAGGATCAATAGTCCATGATTTCGTAATGGGGAGAAACCGAAGGGGTAATGGGAGGAGTTTTTCATGGATAATCAAAGCAGAATCGAGTGTCACTCATATCAGTATTCGAAGTTCCAGAACAACTAAAACTAAAGATCAAGTTTTCTGTGGTCCTGTTATTGATAACGTTACTATAGAACTTGTTTCATATGGCTTGAAATTGCAAATAAGTATTCTGTTTGTTGGTATTGGGTTTCTTGTAACTCTTGCACAGATTACTGGATAG
- the LOC113340949 gene encoding uncharacterized protein LOC113340949 — protein MAGTVKYITTNKNYEVPEGVGAIELVSGKSSGVETTVALNKGSEYNMQVSISENNDACVGKFEVGVQAGSTVQNFTIERNGRGTGIGFTWMIKADSSVTPISIRSFATTKTKDQVFCGPVIDKVTLDLVISYGLKLQLSVLLGIGFLVTLA, from the exons ATGGCGG GAACAGTGAAATACATAACTACAAACAAAAACTATGAAGTTCCAGAAGGAGTTGGTGCAATCGAACTCGTTTCAGGGAAATCAAGTGGGGTAGAAACAACAGTTGCACTAAACAAAGGTTCCGAATACAACATGCAAGTTTCCATTTCTGAAAATAATGATGCATGTGTAGGTAAATTCGAAGTGGGTGTGCAAGCAGGATCCACAGTtcagaatttcacaatagaaagaaATGGAAGGGGAACGGGGATCGGTTTTACATGGATGATCAAAGCAGATTCGAGTGTCACTCCTATTAGTATTCGAAGTTTTGCAACAACCAAAACTAAGGATCAGGTTTTCTGTGGTCCTGTTATTGATAAAGTTACTCTAGATCTTGTTATTTCATATGGCTTGAAATTGCAACTAAGCGTTCTGCTTGGTATTGGGTTTCTTGTAACTCTTGCGTAG